From Carassius auratus strain Wakin chromosome 1, ASM336829v1, whole genome shotgun sequence, the proteins below share one genomic window:
- the LOC113051129 gene encoding protocadherin-like wing polarity protein stan yields MALFSVLIILVCLHVDSVRSAIGSTEVDCVSGTYVTLNTVDEEFEGDIEIITNISPYVRLVLEPYMCSLCMKYLELVYSDGDSTAIVRTIKPLDLEAIKMSADAVYYSISCVRGAINTRTLYIADINDNPPIFQSKSYTGRVSDGTPVGWVVQKVTAIDKDMTLENKRLTYSILPPVPENFGLRYDLQNNAADIELIKPVNYNNVQQYVFMVEAKDKGGLSDTTTITLTIEDFDNLNPYFDHCLYKASIEENQIGLFSEITPEPIKAQDGDTGINEPVVYSITSVIPNEYQNSFEIDRNTGVISVTAALDREQTGQITVVIQATQQNDTSKTADAVVLVTIVDVTDNPPKIDQGVHSSHLV; encoded by the exons ATGGCCTTATTctctgttttaattattttagtgtgTCTGCATGTCGACAGTGTAAGGAGCGCTATTG GTTCTACAGAGGTAGACTGTGTAAGTGGAACTTATGTCACTCTAAATACTGTCGATGAGGAATTTGAAG GAGATATAGAGATTATCACTAACATCAGCCCATATGTTCGTCTGGTTCTGGAGCCGTATATGTGTAGCCTTTGTATGAAATATTTGGAGCTGGTTTACTCTGATGGAGACTCAACTGCTATTGTACGGACCATTAAACCACTGGATCTTGAGGCAATAAAGATG TCTGCAGATGCTGTGTATTATTCAATATCCTGCGTAAGAGGg GCGATAAACACCCGGACACTATACATTGCGGATATCAATGACAACCCTCCGATCTTCCAGAGCAAATCATACACCGGCAGAGTGTCCGAT GGGACGCCTGTAGGTTGGGTTGTGCAGAAAGTGACAGCTATTGATAAGGATATGACTCTAGAAAACAAAAGACTTACATATTCTATACTG CCTCCAGTACCAGAAAACTTTGGTCTGAGATATGACCTGCAAAACAATGCAGCTGACATCGAGTTGATTAAGCCTGTGAACTACAACAATGTTCAACAATACGTCTTCATGGTGGAAGCTAAA GATAAAGGAGGACTCAGTGATACAACAACAATTACACTAACGATTGAAGATTTTGACAACCTAAACCCTTATTTTGATCACTGTCTCTACAAGGCATCCATTGAGGAAAATCAG ATCGGACTCTTCTCAGAAATCACTCCTGAGCCCATAAAAGCTCAAGATGGCGACACGGGCATCAACGAGCCTGTAGTTTACAGCATAACATCAG TCATTCCAAATGAATATCAGAACAGCTTTGAGATTGACCGAAACACTGGGGTCATCTCTGTGACGGCGGCACTAGACAGAGAGCAAACAGGGCAGATTACTGTTGTCATACAG GCAACTCAGCAGAATGACACCAGTAAGACGGCTGATGCTGTTGTACTCGTCACCATTGTGGATGTGACTGACAACCCGCCGAAAATTGACCAGGGGGTCCATTCTTCACACCTTGTTTAA